A window of the Brassica napus cultivar Da-Ae chromosome A2, Da-Ae, whole genome shotgun sequence genome harbors these coding sequences:
- the LOC111206897 gene encoding uncharacterized protein LOC111206897, whose translation MPKERKQRSVSHERLRGSSLYCESSRALKPSEKQVKEWEEARCPVCMEHPHNGILLVCSSYDNGCRPYMCDTSHRHSNCFDQYRKASKQTPTETEGVVAEVASEVTVVNPREGEGIVEAEAEQENGKPKLTCPLCRGNIKEWVVDESARCFMNAKRRSCSSETCEFSGTYSDLRKHARLLHPGVRPSEADPERQRSWRRLERQRDLGDLLSTLQSSFAGGEGRSNNDDEIMSFDDGGWLTVFFLIRVFRPESSGARSGSSSWSGTSRARSQVGVRRRSSRLWGESYEGETGTSRRDGENNNNPSSDEHESGTQRRRVRRRFYIDDDDDDDEEA comes from the coding sequence ATGCCTAAAGAGAGGAAGCAACGCTCTGTATCTCATGAAAGGCTTAGAGGATCGTCTTTGTATTGTGAGTCAAGCCGTGCGTTGAAGCCAAGTGAGAAGCAAGTTAAGGAATGGGAAGAAGCTCGATGTCCTGTCTGTATGGAACATCCTCACAACGGAATCCTTCTCGTTTGTTCTTCCTATGATAATGGCTGCAGGCCTTACATGTGTGATACTAGCCACCGGCATTCTAACTGTTTCGATCAGTACCGTAAAGCTTCTAAGCAGACCCCAACTGAGACAGAAGGTGTAGTAGCTGAGGTTGCGTCTGAGGTAACAGTTGTGAATCCGAGAGAAGGAGAAGGCATTGTAGAAGCAGAGGCAGAGCAAGAGAATGGCAAACCGAAGCTTACTTGCCCGTTATGCCGTGGAAATATAAAAGAATGGGTGGTTGATGAGTCTgctcggtgtttcatgaacgCAAAACGTAGAAGCTGTTCTTCAGAGACTTGTGAGTTCAGCGGAACCTACTCTGATCTGAGAAAGCACGCGAGGCTTCTGCATCCAGGAGTGAGGCCATCAGAAGCGGACCCAGAGAGGCAGAGAAGCTGGAGGAGGCTAGAAAGGCAGAGAGACTTGGGTGATTTGCTCAGCACACTGCAGTCTTCTTTTGCaggaggagaaggaagaagCAACAACGACGATGAGATCATGTCGTTTGATGATGGTGGTTGGCTTACAGTTTTCTTCCTCATCCGCGTGTTTAGACCAGAGTCTAGTGGGGCAAGGAGTGGTAGTAGTAGCTGGTCGGGTACATCTAGAGCTAGGTCACAGGTAGGTGTGAGGAGGAGGTCTTCAAGGCTTTGGGGAGAGAGCTATGAAGGTGAGACAGGAACATCACGTAGAGATGGGGAGAACAATAATAATCCGTCTTCTGATGAACATGAGTCTGGAACTCAAAGACGCCGTGTCAGAAGAAGATTTtacattgatgatgatgatgatgatgatgaagaggcGTAA